A window of Aquitalea denitrificans contains these coding sequences:
- a CDS encoding isochorismatase family protein gives MPDTALLIVDIQCGVVAGDLPAVRLDAVLENLNLAIAKARQRGFPVVFVQHEEAGLERDSADWQLHPALQQAAGDHRIFKCYGDSFCDTPLASLLDTLGVSKLWLGGCATDFCVDSTLRNAVSRGFQVTVIADAHTTLSAFALSGEQVIDHFNAVWHATNATPQPLHVKTAAAL, from the coding sequence ATGCCGGATACTGCTTTGCTGATTGTGGACATCCAGTGTGGGGTTGTTGCGGGTGATCTGCCTGCCGTCCGGCTGGACGCTGTGCTGGAAAACCTCAACCTGGCCATTGCCAAGGCACGCCAGCGTGGCTTTCCCGTCGTGTTTGTTCAGCATGAGGAGGCCGGGCTGGAGCGGGACAGTGCCGACTGGCAGCTGCATCCGGCCCTACAGCAGGCTGCCGGTGATCACCGCATTTTCAAGTGCTATGGCGACAGCTTTTGCGACACTCCGCTAGCCTCCCTGCTGGACACGCTGGGCGTCAGCAAGCTGTGGCTGGGCGGCTGTGCAACAGACTTCTGCGTAGACAGCACCCTGCGCAATGCGGTATCACGGGGGTTCCAGGTCACCGTGATTGCAGATGCGCATACCACCCTGAGTGCCTTTGCACTGAGCGGCGAACAGGTGATCGACCACTTCAACGCGGTATGGCACGCTACCAATGCCACCCCGCAGCCCTTGCATGTAAAAACCGCTGCCGCGCTGTAG
- a CDS encoding helix-turn-helix domain-containing protein: MNLDTQLAKRIRSLRKERGFSLEQLAERSSVSRSMISLIERAETSATAAVLNKLADALGVNLASLFDEEAAVGAALPLARAAEQQVWQDPASGYVRKHLSPHGYGSPLELAEVSFPPAGRVVFDNAMRSITTHQQLWMLEGEMEITLEGQVWLLQRGDCLAMTLGQQIIFHNPGSQPARYLLALTATPSFPGR; this comes from the coding sequence ATGAACCTGGATACCCAATTAGCCAAACGCATCCGCAGCTTGCGCAAGGAGCGTGGCTTCTCTCTGGAGCAACTGGCAGAGCGCAGCAGCGTCAGCCGCTCGATGATTTCGCTGATCGAACGTGCCGAAACCAGTGCGACGGCAGCTGTGCTGAACAAGCTGGCCGATGCGCTGGGGGTGAACCTGGCCTCGCTGTTTGATGAGGAGGCTGCCGTCGGTGCCGCCCTGCCGCTGGCACGCGCAGCAGAGCAGCAAGTGTGGCAGGACCCGGCCTCTGGCTATGTGCGCAAGCATCTGTCGCCGCATGGTTATGGCTCGCCGCTGGAGCTGGCTGAAGTCAGTTTTCCGCCCGCTGGCCGCGTGGTGTTTGATAACGCCATGCGCAGCATCACCACGCATCAGCAGCTATGGATGCTGGAGGGGGAAATGGAAATCACCCTGGAAGGGCAGGTGTGGTTACTGCAACGGGGCGACTGTCTGGCCATGACTTTGGGTCAGCAAATCATTTTCCACAATCCGGGCAGTCAGCCCGCCCGTTATCTACTTGCCCTGACGGCAACACCTTCTTTTCCCGGGAGATAG
- a CDS encoding GNAT family N-acetyltransferase: MTQPQLVCCTHERHAAAILDIFNDAIVNSTALYDYKPRSPDSMDGWFAAKRKGGYPVIGIENAAGQLLAFGSYGSFRAWPAYKYTVEHSVYVHKDFRGKGLGRQIMQALIAAAREQGVHAMMGGIDASNSGSVSLHESLGFRHVGTLPEVGFKFGRWLDLAFYQLLLETPLQPVDG; this comes from the coding sequence ATGACTCAGCCGCAACTGGTTTGCTGTACCCATGAGCGCCACGCCGCTGCCATTCTGGATATTTTCAACGATGCCATCGTCAACTCCACCGCACTGTACGACTACAAGCCCCGCAGCCCGGACAGCATGGATGGCTGGTTCGCCGCCAAGCGCAAGGGGGGCTATCCTGTCATCGGCATTGAGAACGCCGCTGGCCAGCTGTTGGCATTTGGCAGCTATGGCAGTTTTCGGGCCTGGCCAGCCTACAAATACACGGTGGAACATTCGGTGTATGTACACAAGGATTTCCGCGGCAAGGGCCTGGGGCGTCAGATCATGCAGGCGCTGATTGCCGCAGCCAGAGAGCAGGGCGTGCATGCCATGATGGGCGGTATTGATGCCAGCAATAGCGGTAGCGTGTCCCTGCACGAGAGCCTGGGCTTCCGTCATGTCGGCACCCTGCCCGAAGTGGGTTTCAAGTTTGGTCGCTGGCTGGACCTGGCCTTCTATCAGTTGCTGCTGGAAACCCCGCTGCAGCCGGTGGATGGCTGA
- a CDS encoding DMT family transporter: MNAFLVFPLLVAAGVALVFQNLLMVKITQSVSTVLITLAINSAVGLVLLLASLLARKGLAGLGEMVQAMQPWLLLPGLLGSFFVFAGIMGYQSIGAAATIAVLVASQLLTGMVVQMRQTHTLPDVSALLGAVLLMAGVVLILRARA, translated from the coding sequence ATGAATGCTTTTCTGGTATTTCCGCTGCTGGTAGCGGCTGGTGTGGCGCTGGTGTTCCAGAACCTGCTGATGGTGAAGATCACCCAGTCGGTGTCTACCGTGCTGATCACGCTAGCCATCAACTCGGCGGTGGGCCTGGTCTTGCTGCTGGCCAGTCTGCTGGCGCGCAAGGGCCTGGCCGGGCTGGGCGAGATGGTGCAGGCCATGCAGCCCTGGCTGCTGTTGCCGGGTTTGCTGGGTTCGTTTTTTGTCTTTGCCGGCATCATGGGCTATCAGTCGATTGGCGCAGCCGCCACCATTGCCGTGCTGGTGGCCAGTCAGCTGCTTACCGGCATGGTGGTGCAGATGCGGCAGACACATACGCTGCCTGATGTAAGCGCGCTGCTGGGGGCTGTGCTGTTGATGGCTGGTGTGGTGCTGATTCTGCGTGCGCGAGCGTGA
- a CDS encoding MFS transporter, producing the protein MRSATTQPASSTGSSNSERISGKRLHAIIVGSAGNLVEWFDFYCYSAFALYFANAFFPAQDTTAQLMSTAGIFALGFFIRPIGGILFGHIGDRMGRKTALMASVLLMCFGSLLIACAPTYASAGILSPCILLLARLLQGLSLGGEYGASATYLSEMADSKHRGFYSSFQYVTLIGGQLLALILLLVLQKFLLSAEELRAWGWRIPFFVGAALAVLALRMRHNLPETPSFEAARKKSKAMGGLKQLAQHPREVLLVVGLTMGGTLAFYVYTTYMQKFLRLSVGLTDMQTTAVSAASLLFAMCLQPLYGALSDRIGRKPLLIGFALLGTLFTVPLLTAIRHASGPWEAFGLIACAWMIVSGYTSINALVKAELFPASIRATGVGVPYAFAVSVFGGTAEYLALWFKSIQLESGFYWYTTAVIACTLLVCWFMRDTGAQSRINAEAQG; encoded by the coding sequence ATGCGTAGCGCCACTACCCAACCGGCCAGCAGCACCGGTAGCAGCAACAGCGAGCGGATATCCGGCAAGCGTCTGCACGCCATCATCGTCGGCTCGGCCGGCAATCTGGTCGAATGGTTCGACTTCTACTGTTACTCGGCATTTGCCCTGTATTTTGCCAATGCCTTCTTCCCGGCACAGGACACCACCGCACAACTGATGTCCACCGCCGGCATTTTTGCACTGGGCTTTTTCATCCGCCCCATCGGCGGCATCCTGTTTGGCCACATCGGTGACCGCATGGGCCGCAAGACCGCGCTGATGGCCTCGGTGCTGCTGATGTGCTTCGGCTCGCTGCTGATTGCCTGTGCGCCTACCTATGCCAGCGCCGGCATCCTGTCGCCCTGCATCCTGCTGCTTGCCCGCCTGCTGCAAGGCCTGAGCCTGGGCGGCGAATACGGTGCCAGTGCAACTTACCTGTCGGAAATGGCTGATTCCAAACACCGTGGTTTCTACAGCAGCTTTCAGTACGTCACCCTGATTGGCGGACAGCTGCTGGCCCTGATCCTGCTGCTGGTATTGCAGAAATTCCTGCTCAGTGCGGAAGAGCTGCGCGCCTGGGGCTGGCGCATTCCGTTTTTTGTAGGTGCGGCACTGGCGGTACTGGCCTTGCGCATGCGCCACAATCTGCCGGAAACCCCGTCGTTTGAAGCAGCCCGCAAGAAATCCAAGGCCATGGGTGGCCTGAAACAACTGGCACAACATCCCAGGGAAGTACTGCTGGTGGTGGGCCTCACCATGGGCGGCACGCTGGCCTTCTATGTGTACACCACCTATATGCAGAAATTCCTGCGCTTGTCGGTGGGCCTGACCGACATGCAAACCACCGCCGTATCGGCCGCCTCGCTGCTGTTTGCCATGTGTTTGCAACCGCTGTATGGCGCGCTGTCCGACCGCATTGGCCGCAAGCCGCTGCTGATCGGCTTTGCCCTGCTGGGTACCCTGTTCACCGTACCCCTGCTCACCGCCATCCGCCACGCCAGCGGGCCGTGGGAAGCCTTTGGCCTGATCGCCTGCGCCTGGATGATTGTGTCCGGCTATACCTCCATCAACGCACTGGTGAAGGCCGAGCTGTTTCCGGCCAGCATCCGCGCCACCGGGGTGGGCGTGCCCTACGCCTTTGCGGTATCGGTATTTGGCGGCACGGCGGAATACCTGGCCTTGTGGTTCAAGTCCATCCAGCTGGAAAGCGGCTTTTACTGGTACACCACCGCAGTGATTGCCTGCACCCTGCTGGTTTGCTGGTTTATGCGTGATACCGGTGCCCAGTCGCGCATCAATGCCGAGGCACAGGGCTGA
- a CDS encoding ATP-binding protein, with the protein MQGRFTARHWRWLLLGLAALWLIVQSGNWAERHEMEARTAALRQAAAAHVLGLRGLVERHDFLPYAAARHPDVLALLQSPQDAALRARVNRYFADLQTTTGAAALFLVDRNGLTLSSSNWNQPASFVGESYRQRPYFEDAIQGRRGFFYGLGLTTGQSGMFIAEPVRGEDGILGVAVVKVSLEPLQNAWMRGTDPVLLRDSRGVVFLSAVPEWLFHAASPLSAADLHWISAHRQYGARNSFPQLPWRIQSRAAGGHIVHTLLQGRPRTLYALDTALPELGWTLTVTTDMKEVAQARQLALILSFTLLALLLLTILYWRLREKRFVEQRTARLELERRVEARTRDLEEAHTFRKAMEDSLLVGMRARDPEGRIIYVNPAFCRMVGYDAEELLGCRPPYPYWHPDELEKQAKVSDDVLQGRAVPYGYESRIRHKDGHDVITMIYTAALVDARGVHRGWMSSVVDITAQKQAEARQRDQELRLERSARLASVGEMASTLAHELNQPLMALSNFALAARALADRGASSLLAETLNDIIAQSRRASEIVKRVRVFINPQRAQYENLQLAEVINHAVALLKPELQRHHAQLQLQLEEGTPPVRGDRVLLEQVLMNLIHNALHAVQPLPAGQRSILLLSQRVEQGVCVTVADNGAGIPAAQLEQIFAPFFTSKPDGLGLGLNICRTIVEAHGGSITVENRPDGGAAFTFTLPLAS; encoded by the coding sequence ATGCAAGGCAGGTTCACTGCACGTCACTGGCGCTGGCTGTTGCTGGGGCTGGCCGCGCTCTGGCTGATCGTGCAGTCCGGCAACTGGGCGGAGCGGCACGAAATGGAAGCGCGCACCGCCGCGCTGCGTCAAGCGGCGGCGGCCCATGTGCTGGGCCTGCGCGGGCTGGTGGAGAGACATGACTTCCTGCCCTATGCCGCAGCCCGTCACCCGGATGTGCTGGCCTTGCTGCAGTCGCCGCAGGATGCCGCGCTGCGCGCACGGGTAAACCGCTACTTTGCCGATCTGCAAACCACTACTGGTGCGGCGGCGCTGTTTCTGGTGGATCGCAATGGCCTGACGCTGTCGTCCAGCAACTGGAATCAGCCTGCCAGCTTTGTGGGCGAATCCTATCGCCAGCGCCCTTATTTCGAGGATGCCATCCAGGGGCGGCGCGGCTTCTTTTACGGCCTGGGGCTGACCACCGGCCAGTCCGGCATGTTCATCGCCGAGCCGGTGCGCGGGGAGGACGGCATCCTGGGGGTGGCCGTGGTCAAGGTGAGTCTGGAGCCTTTGCAGAATGCATGGATGCGCGGCACCGATCCGGTGCTGCTGCGTGACAGCCGTGGCGTGGTGTTTCTCAGTGCGGTACCAGAATGGCTGTTTCATGCGGCCAGTCCCTTGTCGGCGGCGGATTTGCACTGGATCAGCGCGCACCGGCAATATGGCGCGCGCAACAGTTTTCCCCAGCTGCCCTGGCGCATCCAGTCCCGGGCAGCGGGCGGGCATATCGTGCACACGCTGCTGCAAGGCCGCCCCAGAACCCTGTATGCACTGGATACCGCGCTGCCGGAACTGGGCTGGACCCTCACCGTCACCACCGACATGAAAGAAGTGGCCCAGGCCCGCCAACTGGCGCTGATTCTCAGTTTCACGCTGCTGGCGCTGCTGCTGCTCACCATTCTGTACTGGCGCTTGCGTGAAAAACGCTTTGTCGAACAGCGCACCGCCAGGCTGGAACTGGAACGCCGGGTGGAAGCCCGCACCCGTGATTTGGAAGAGGCCCACACCTTTCGCAAGGCGATGGAGGATTCGCTGCTGGTGGGCATGCGCGCGCGCGACCCGGAAGGGCGCATCATCTACGTCAACCCGGCGTTCTGCCGCATGGTGGGCTATGACGCGGAGGAGCTGCTGGGCTGCCGGCCACCCTATCCCTACTGGCATCCGGACGAGCTGGAAAAACAGGCCAAGGTGAGCGACGACGTGTTGCAGGGCCGGGCGGTGCCCTATGGTTACGAATCACGCATCCGTCACAAGGACGGCCATGACGTGATCACCATGATTTACACCGCCGCCCTGGTGGATGCGCGCGGCGTGCATCGTGGCTGGATGAGTTCGGTGGTGGACATCACCGCGCAGAAACAGGCTGAAGCCCGTCAGCGTGACCAGGAACTGCGGCTGGAACGCAGCGCACGGCTGGCCAGCGTGGGCGAAATGGCCTCCACCTTGGCGCATGAGCTGAATCAGCCGCTGATGGCGCTGTCCAATTTCGCCCTGGCCGCTCGGGCGCTGGCCGATCGGGGTGCCAGCAGCCTGTTGGCCGAAACGCTGAACGACATCATTGCCCAGTCGCGCCGGGCTAGCGAAATCGTCAAGCGGGTGCGCGTATTCATCAATCCCCAACGCGCGCAGTATGAAAACCTGCAACTGGCCGAGGTCATCAACCATGCGGTGGCCCTGCTCAAGCCGGAATTACAGCGCCACCATGCCCAGTTGCAACTGCAGTTGGAGGAGGGAACACCACCGGTGCGTGGTGATCGGGTATTGCTGGAGCAAGTACTGATGAACCTGATTCACAATGCCTTGCATGCTGTGCAGCCGTTGCCGGCGGGACAGCGCAGCATCCTGCTGCTCAGCCAGCGAGTGGAGCAAGGTGTGTGCGTGACCGTGGCGGATAATGGAGCTGGCATTCCAGCGGCACAGCTGGAGCAGATTTTCGCCCCCTTCTTTACCTCCAAGCCCGATGGTCTGGGACTGGGGCTGAATATCTGCCGTACCATTGTCGAGGCTCACGGCGGCAGCATTACCGTGGAAAACCGCCCCGACGGCGGCGCAGCTTTTACCTTTACCCTACCGCTTGCATCATGA
- a CDS encoding response regulator transcription factor: MKDMPLTLFVVDDDEALRRSLLLLLLSQGLAVQAFDSGEAFLSAVNLRQPGCVILDLRLGGISGLSVFEQLLAAHSPLVTLFLSAHGDIPTALEAVRRGAFDWVEKPDTQQLLDKLPAAIALARVRAQALRQWAELTPREREVARLVGLGQANKEIARVLVPPCGHRSVETHRANIFSKLQCANDNELGRWLAAHPWLD, translated from the coding sequence ATGAAAGACATGCCGCTCACCCTGTTTGTTGTCGACGATGACGAGGCCCTGCGCCGTTCCCTGTTGCTGCTGTTGCTGTCACAGGGGCTAGCCGTGCAGGCTTTTGACTCCGGCGAGGCTTTTCTCAGTGCCGTCAACCTGCGTCAGCCAGGCTGCGTGATTCTGGACTTGCGGCTGGGTGGCATCAGCGGCCTGTCGGTGTTTGAGCAGTTGCTGGCGGCGCACAGCCCGCTGGTGACGCTGTTTCTGTCCGCGCACGGCGACATTCCCACCGCGCTGGAAGCGGTAAGGCGCGGTGCTTTTGACTGGGTGGAAAAGCCGGACACCCAGCAGCTGCTGGACAAGTTGCCTGCCGCCATCGCACTGGCCCGGGTACGCGCCCAAGCTTTGCGGCAGTGGGCAGAACTCACCCCGCGCGAACGCGAGGTGGCCCGCTTGGTCGGGCTGGGACAGGCCAACAAGGAAATTGCCCGTGTGCTGGTGCCGCCCTGCGGCCACCGGTCGGTGGAAACCCACCGCGCCAATATCTTCAGCAAGCTGCAGTGCGCCAACGACAACGAACTGGGGCGCTGGCTGGCTGCCCATCCCTGGTTGGATTAA
- a CDS encoding dienelactone hydrolase family protein, which produces MNASWIDIPSADGQQFGGYLSLPPAGHGPGIVLVQEIWGVNEHIRAVADQYALAGYVVLAPDVFWRLNPRVDLAYDEAGTRQAFGYYQTLDTAQAAADVAATVALLRSRPEVSGKVATLGFCLGGQLAFRAAALSQADAAVCFYGGGIDQHLALAGQITQPILFHYAGNDDHIPQTAVTAVKAAFAGKSNAVFFDYPGVGHGFNCWGRHAVYNQPAAALATGRSLQFLAAHL; this is translated from the coding sequence GTGAATGCAAGCTGGATCGACATCCCCTCCGCTGACGGTCAGCAATTCGGCGGCTATCTGTCCCTGCCACCCGCAGGCCATGGCCCTGGCATCGTGCTGGTGCAGGAAATCTGGGGCGTGAACGAACATATCCGGGCCGTGGCAGACCAGTACGCCCTGGCCGGCTATGTGGTACTGGCACCAGATGTTTTCTGGCGGCTGAATCCGCGTGTGGACCTGGCTTACGATGAGGCCGGCACCCGCCAGGCATTCGGCTATTACCAGACGCTTGATACCGCCCAGGCAGCCGCCGATGTTGCCGCCACCGTCGCCCTGCTGCGCAGTCGACCGGAAGTCAGCGGCAAAGTGGCTACGCTGGGCTTCTGCCTGGGTGGCCAGCTGGCCTTCCGCGCAGCGGCACTCAGCCAGGCGGATGCGGCAGTGTGCTTCTACGGTGGTGGCATTGACCAGCACCTGGCACTAGCCGGGCAGATCACCCAGCCCATCCTGTTCCATTACGCTGGCAATGACGATCATATTCCGCAGACTGCCGTCACCGCCGTGAAAGCGGCCTTTGCCGGCAAGAGCAATGCCGTGTTCTTCGATTATCCCGGCGTGGGCCATGGCTTCAATTGCTGGGGCCGCCACGCGGTGTACAACCAGCCTGCCGCAGCGCTGGCCACCGGTCGCAGCCTGCAGTTTCTGGCCGCACACCTGTAA